A region of Arabidopsis thaliana chromosome 5, partial sequence DNA encodes the following proteins:
- the XYLT gene encoding beta-1,2-xylosyltransferase (''beta-1,2-xylosyltransferase'' (XYLT); Has 30201 Blast hits to 17322 proteins in 780 species: Archae - 12; Bacteria - 1396; Metazoa - 17338; Fungi - 3422; Plants - 5037; Viruses - 0; Other Eukaryotes - 2996 (source: NCBI BLink).): MSKRNPKILKIFLYMLLLNSLFLIIYFVFHSSSFSPEQSQPPHIYHVSVNNQSAIQKPWPILPSYLPWTPPQRNLPTGSCEGYFGNGFTKRVDFLKPRIGGGGEGSWFRCFYSETLQSSICEGRNLRMVPDRIVMSRGGEKLEEVMGRKEEEELPAFRQGAFEVAEEVSSRLGFKRHRRFGGGEGGSAVSRRLVNDEMLNEYMQEGGIDRHTMRDLVASIRAVDTNDFVCEEWVEEPTLLVTRFEYANLFHTVTDWYSAYVSSRVTGLPNRPHVVFVDGHCTTQLEETWTALFSGIRYAKNFTKPVCFRHAILSPLGYETALFKGLSGEIDCKGDSAHNLWQNPDDKRTARISEFGEMIRAAFGLPVNRHRSLEKPLSSSSSSASVYNVLFVRREDYLAHPRHGGKVQSRLINEEEVFDSLHHWVATGSTGLTKCGINLVNGLLAHMSMKDQVRAIQDASVIIGAHGAGLTHIVSATPNTTIFEIISVEFQRPHFELIAKWKGLEYHAMHLANSRAEPTAVIEKLTEIMKSLGC; encoded by the exons atgagtaAACGGAATCCGAAGATTCTGAAGATTTTTCTGTATATGTTACTTCtcaactctctctttctcatcatCTACTTCGTTTTTCACTCATCGTCGTTTTCACCGGAGCAGTCACAGCCTCCTCATATATACCACGTTTCAGTGAATAACCAATCGGCGATTCAGAAACCGTGGCCGATCTTACCTTCTTACCTCCCATGGACGCCGCCGCAGAGGAATCTACCAACTGGCTCCTGCGAAGGTTACTTCGGGAATGGATTTACAAAGAGAGTTGACTTCCTTAAGCCGAGGattggaggaggaggagaaggaagctgGTTCCGATGTTTTTACAGTGAGACATTACAGAGTTCGATTTGTGAAGGAAGGAATCTGAGAATGGTTCCGGATCGGATTGTTATGTCGAGAGGAGGTGAGAAGTTAGAGGAAGTTATGGGGAggaaagaggaggaggagcttCCTGCGTTTCGACAAGGTGCGTTTGAGGTAGCGGAAGAGGTTTCTTCACGGTTAGGTTTTAAGAGACACCGTCGTTTtggtggaggagaaggaggtAGTGCGGTTTCTCGGCGGCTGGTGAATGATGAGATGTTGAATGAATATATGCAAGAAGGTGGAATTGATAGACATACAATGAGAGATTTGGTTGCTTCGATTCGTGCTGTTGATACCAATGATTTCGTTTGTGAAGAG TGGGTGGAGGAACCGACCTTGCTTGTCACTAGATTCGAGTACGCAAATCTCTTCCATACTGTGACAGATTGGTATAGTGCCTATGTTTCGTCTAGAGTCACCGGTTTGCCTAATCGACCTCACGTTGTTTTCGTTGACGGACACTGCACG ACGCAGCTAGAAGAAACATGGACAGCTTTGTTTTCCGGAATCAGATACGCAAAGAACTTCACCAAACCGGTTTGTTTCCGCCACGCGATTCTTTCACCATTGGGATACGAAACCGCTCTTTTTAAAGGCTTGTCCGGAGAAATAGACTGCAAGGGAGATTCAGCTCACAATCTGTGGCAAAACCCGGACGATAAAAGGACTGCGAGGATATCAGAGTTTGGTGAAATGATCAGAGCAGCTTTCGGGTTGCCTGTCAATAGACACCGCTCATTAGAAAAGCcgctatcatcatcatcatcatcagcctCAGTTTATAATGTTCTTTTTGTCCGCCGTGAAGATTACTTAGCCCATCCTCGTCATGGCGGTAAAGTCCAGTCTCGGCTCATCAATGAGGAAGAAGTGTTCGACTCGTTGCATCATTGGGTTGCAACTGGGTCCACCGGTCTGACCAAATGCGGGATTAACCTTGTGAATGGCTTGCTTGCACACATGTCAATGAAAGATCAAGTCCGAGCCATTCAAGATGCTTCAGTGATCATAGGAGCTCATGGAGCAGGACTGACTCACATTGTCTCTGCAACACCAAACACAACGATATTTGAGATAATAAGCGTCGAGTTTCAGAGACCTCATTTCGAGCTTATAGCTAAGTGGAAAGGATTGGAGTATCACGCGATGCATCTGGCGAACTCACGAGCGGAACCAACGGCTGTGATTGAGAAGTTAACGGAGATCATGAAGAGCCTTGGCTGctaa
- the GEX1 gene encoding gamete expressed protein 1, whose protein sequence is MDRFSRKCLLFLLLIILLDSPLTCHSWGWFSSSSSSAEDPYSSSFSRSRKSNPDFSMEVFSDQKAVQVLENKLVGLTSCWQNAYSYLLAGCKETIATEEKRKRFAWYLSDCFIKDSGRPAFPTCKDESVMMSCLKKLDDHEHKIYLDFLLETNTICQQLQSNAFKNEIERLVNELKNTAQYTEDKLDILESKSDALIQTSSMIHDSLGSLDVRVQNVASVTNTLETSVSGLSQQTVEISQEQKNIAESQLALRDGQVKMKETLKDGMDMFLDAYTNIQEGVDKLKSDTEQIEVEISVLGNNLSTKMIDLQSTTDDIGTKTRSSLDKQQKLLDGQTVALDGIQFLTRFQSEALQESRNTLQRLKEFSQEQQEDLAKRQEKLQEVHDHLFENSKSMLEAQVSPPKS, encoded by the exons ATGGATCGTTTCAGCAGAAAAtgtcttctgtttcttctattGATCATACTTTTAGATTCTCCATTAACATGCCACAGTTGGGGatggttctcttcttcttcttcctcagcagAAGATccatactcttcttctttttctcggTCTCGCAAATCCAACCCCGACTTCTCCATGGAAGTTTTCAGTGATCAGAAGGCGGTTCAAGTCCTTGAAAACAAGCTTGTTGGTCTAACCAGTTGCTGGCAAAATGCTTATAGTTACCTCTTGGCTGGCTGCAAAGAAACGATTGCtacagaagaaaagagaaagagatttgcTTGGTATTTGAGCGATTGCTTCATCAAAGACTCGGGAAGACCGGCGTTTCCAACCTGTAAAGATGAATCAGTAATGATGAGTTGCCTCAAGAAGCTTGATGATCATGAGCATAAGATCTATCTCGATTTCTTGCTTGAAACCAACACCATCTGCCAACAATTAca GAGTAATGCGTTCAAAAATGAGATAGAGAGGCTTGTGAATGAGCTCAAGAATACAGCTCAGTATACAGAAGATAAATTGGATATCTTGGAGAGTAAATCTGATGCTTTAATACAGACCTCAAGCATGATTCATGATTCTTTAGGGTCACTAGATGTTCGGGTTCAAAACGTGGCTAGTGTGACAAACACCTTAGAAACTAGTGTGAGTGGATTATCTCAACAAACAGTAGAAATCTCTCAAGAACAGAAGAACATTGCAGAATCACAGCTAGCTCTCAGGGACGGTCAAGTAAAGATGAAAGAAACGTTGAAAGATGGAATGGACATGTTCCTCGATGCGTATACTAACATCCAAGAAGGAGTAGATAAGTTGAAGAGTGATACAGAGCAGATTGAGGTGGAAATAAGTGTACTTGGAAATAACCTATCAACCAAAATGATAGATTTGCAGAGTACAACCGATGACATCGGAACAAAGACTCGTAGTTCGTTGGATAAACAACAGAAGCTTTTAGACGGCCAAACCGTGGCTCTTGACGGTATTCAGTTTCTTACCCGGTTTCAGTCTGAGGCACTGCAAGAGAGTAG GAATACATTGCAACGTTTGAAAGAAT